Proteins from a genomic interval of Trichoderma breve strain T069 chromosome 2, whole genome shotgun sequence:
- a CDS encoding enoyl-(Acyl carrier protein) reductase domain-containing protein gives MASGQKTFLITGAGRGIGRGLSRILLQTGHRVFLLDSNKAELDHTAGLLAKSHRRGQDFETALCDLRQPREISAAVQQADKLFASRLDCLVNNAAYTGGVGGTSLADMTLEEWNKSIETNLTAPMLMTQACLGMLRAAKGCVVHVSSTRAVMSEPNNEPYSTTKAGMLGLAQSMAVSLAPDGIRVSAVLPGWIHVLNESREADEKGVKWEDGLSEADMRWQLTGRVGKVEDVAKAVLYLAESEGVTGVQMVVDGGVTRKMVYPE, from the coding sequence ATGGCATCGGGTCAAAAGACGTTCCTCATCACCGGCGCCGGGCGGGGCATCGGCCGGGGTCTGTCCCGGATCCTGCTCCAGACCGGCCACCGGGTCTTCCTCCTAGACAGCAACAAGGCCGAGCTGGACCACACCGCCGGGCTGCTGGCAAAATCACACCGGCGCGGACAGGACTTCGAGACGGCGCTATGTGACCTTCGACAGCCGCGGGAGATTAGCGCGGCGGTGCAGCAGGCGGACAAGCTGTTTGCAAGCCGGCTGGATTGTCTAGTGAACAACGCGGCGTACACGGGCGGCGTGGGCGGCACGAGCCTGGCGGACATGACACTGGAGGAGTGGAACAAGAGCATCGAGACGAACCTGACGGCGCCGATGCTCATGACGCAGGCGTGTCTGGGGATGCTGCGAGCGGCAAAGGGCTGCGTGGTCCACGTCTCATCCACTAGGGCTGTCATGAGCGAGCCCAACAACGAGCCCTACTCGACGACAAAGGCCGGGATGCTGGGCCTGGCGCAGAGCATGGCGGTTTCTCTGGCGCCGGACGGCATCCGCGTGAGTGCGGTGCTTCCTGGCTGGATTCACGTCTTGAACGAGAGCCGCGAGGCGGATGAAAAGGGCGTCAAGTGGGAGGACGGGTTGAGCGAGGCGGACATGAGGTGGCAGCTTACAGGGAGGGTGGGAAAGGTGGAGGACGTTGCAAAGGCGGTGCTGTATCTGGCTGAGAGCGAGGGCGTGACGGGGGtgcagatggtggtggatggAGGAGTGACAAGGAAGATGGTGTATCCAGAGTGA